In Carya illinoinensis cultivar Pawnee chromosome 6, C.illinoinensisPawnee_v1, whole genome shotgun sequence, a single genomic region encodes these proteins:
- the LOC122314310 gene encoding plastid division protein PDV1-like, whose translation MTWEMELDEIEAILEKIWDLHDKLSDAIHSISRTHFLNSVKALRKPEKIKRPSYDGKNIHNDVAEGEDRATGFVFVKDFRLEDESTIQEAKSLNAIRIALENLEDQLEFFHTVQMQQQAERDAAIARLEQSRIVLAMRLAEHHGKKYEVIEEALAFVRDAGHFVSPEKLFGHPYSPSGEKVVVHEEKRSNILIKFLVSSFDFAKKSLKSDQMGGILGNAALVAVSMIAWLHLHQVAYKNHPQKREDIYGNGNLRQTSWPEESSQNQLDVLAGRG comes from the exons ATGACATGGGAGATGGAGCTGGATGAAATTGAAGCGATCTTGGAGAAAATCTGGGACCTCCACGACAAGCTCAGTGATGCCATCCACTCAATCTCGCGGACTCATTTTCTCAACTCCGTCAAAGCGCTGAGGAAGCCCGAGAAGATTAAGAGGCCCTCTTACGACGGCAAAAACATCCACAACGACGTCGCTGAGGGCGAAGATCGAGCCACCGGGTTCGTATTCGTCAAGGACTTCCGGTTGGAAGACGAATCCACCATCCAGGAGGCCAAGAGCCTCAACGCCATTCGGATCGCGCTTGAGAACCTCGAGGACCAGCTTGAATTTTTCCAT ACTGTTCAAATGCAGCAGCAGGCTGAGAGAGATGCTGCAATTGCCCGGTTAGAACAAAGCCGGATAGTTCTTGCAATGAGATTGGCTGAACATCATGGTAAGAAGTACGAAGTCATTGAAGAAGCTCTGGCATTTGTACGTGATGCAGGTCACTTTGTTTCACCTGAAAAACTTTTTGGTCACCCATATAGTCCATCTGGTGAGAAAGTCGTAGTTCATGAAGAGAAGAGGTCAAATATActcatcaaatttcttgtttCAAGTTTTGATTTTGCGAAAAAATCCCTTAAATCGGATCAAATGGGTGGGATACTGGGAAATGCTGCTCTGGTTGCAGTTAGCATGATTGCATGGCTGCATCTGCATCAGGTAGCTTATAAGAATCATCCACAGAAGCGCGAAGATATCTACGGGAATGGAAATCTGAGACAGACTTCTTGGCCGGAGGAATCATCACAAAACCAGTTGGATGTGTTGGCAGGCAGGGGTTGA